The genomic window TTCACCAGCGCGGAGCCGTCGCGGCGGTCTTTCGGAATATCCCCTTTTCCATCCGGAATTTCGACCAACTGGGCCTGCCCTCCATCATCCGCACCTTGTGCGATAAGCCGCGCGGGTTGATCCTGGTGACGGGGCCCACCGGCTGCGGAAAGTCGACTTCCCTGGCCGCCATGATCGACAAGATTAATGCCGACCGGCACGAACACATTGTCACCATCGAAGATCCCATTGAATACCTGCATCCTCACAAGAATTGCATCGTCAACCAGCGCGAGGTGAATAACGACACCCATTCCTTCAGTGATGCCCTTCGATCGGCCTTGCGCGAGGATCCGGACGTCGTCCTGATCGGTGAAATGCGGGACTTCGAGACCGTCGAATCGGCGCTGCGCATTGCTGAAACCGGCCACTTGACCTTTGCCACCCTGCACACCAATTCGGCCATTTCATCGATTACCCGCATTGTGGACGTGTTTCCCTCCCACCAGCAGAACCAGATCCGGGCGCAACTCTCTCTGGTGCTCGAAGCCATTCTCACGCAGGCACTGTTGCCCCGGGCCTCCGGCAGCGGGCGGGTGATGGCCATGGAGATTCTGATTCCGAATGCGGCGATCCGCAACCTGATCCGTGAAGACAAGATCCATCAGATCTACTCGTCCATGCAGGCGGGACAGGAGAAGTTCGGGATGCAGACGTTCAACCAGTCGTTGGCGTCGCTTTACTTCCAGAAGCAGATCACGCTCCAGACGGCGTTGAGCCAAACTTCGAATGTGGACGAACTGCAGGAGATGATTAACCGCGGCGCCGGCCTGGTGACTCAAGCATACAAGCGGCCGGTTCATCCCGCTTATAAGGCTTCGCATTAGACCACCCTCAGAGTGGGGCAACGCGCGGTCGTTCCAGATAGTTGAGTTCGCAGGATCTTTCGAAATCTCGCAGCTTCAGCAATGAAGGTTTAAAGGAGATCAGCGATGCCAGTCTATACTTACCGAGCAAGAACAAGAACAGGAACCACGATTTCGGGAGAGCGCGCGGCCGACAACCAGCAGGTGCTGGCAGCCATGCTGCGTCGTGAGCAGGTCAGTCCTATGGCGATCAAAGAGAAGCGAAAGGGATTTGCTCTCCCTACGTTCGGGGGAAAGGTCAAGGCCAAGGATCTGGCGGTTTTCACAAGGCAGTTCTCCGTGATGATCGACGCCGGCTTGCCCCTGGTGCAGGCGCTCGAAAGCCTCAGTTCGCAGATGGAGAACAAGGTCTTCAAGAAGGCAGTCGAAACCGTCCGTGGCGATGTGGAAGGCGGTTCCACGCTCGCCAATGCCATGCGGAATCAGCCCAAGGTGTTTGATGCTCTTTTTACCAACATGATTGCCGCCGGAGAAGCGGGGGGTATCCTTGACACCATTTTGCAGCGCCTCTCCACTTACATTGAGAAGGCGGTGAAATTAAAGCGGGCCGTTCGCTCCGCCCTGATCTATCCCTGTTCCATCCTGGCCATCGCAATGGGCGTGGTCACCCTGATTCTGGTCTACGTGGTGCCCACCTTCATGACCCTCTTTGCCGGTTTGGGGGTTGCACTTCCGGTGCCGACACAGATCGTCATTAGCGCGAGCCATTTCTTGACGCGATACGGTCTGTTCATCCTGTTTGGTCTGGGCATATTCATTGTCGCATTTCGATCCTACTACTCCACGCAGGCCGGCCGTTATAATGTGGATGCCGTCTTGTTAAAACTTCCTGTGTTCGGGATCCTGCTTCGAAAAATTGCGGTCGCCCGCTTCTCGCGAACTCTTTCCACTTTGATCACCAGCGGTGTGCCCTTGCTGGAGGCCTTGGATGTGACGGCAAAAACGGCTGGAAATGCCGTGATCGAGAAGGCCATCATGGACACCCGGAAAGCCGTGGAACAGGGACGCACCATCGTTGATCCCCTGAGACAATCCAAAATTTTCCCCCCAATGGTGACCCAGATGATCTCCGTGGGAGAACAAACCGGCGCCATGGACTCCATGCTCACCAAGATTGCCGAGTTTTACGAGGAAGAGGTCGATGCCGGCGTCAAGGATTTGCTCACCGCCATGGAACCCCTGCTGATCGTTTTCCTGGGCACGGTGGTAGGCGGGGTCGTGATTTCCATGTACCTGCCGCTGTTTACACTGATCGATAAGCTGTCGGGGTAGGGGATGGGTGTTAGGGCATAGGTGATAGTGGATAGTTGTTAGGGGACAAGGTATAGGTGATAGGTTTTAGCCGGAGTGTGGCTCCCCCTCCCGATTGATTCACGAACTCCTTCCACGCCCACATTTTCATTTTTCTATTGTTCATAGCGAAAAGCCTGGGCCCTTTCACCTGGGTTCCTATAACCTATCACCTATGATCTACAGCCTATTACCTATCTTTCGCCTCGGAGAAATCCTGAGTGGCAAACGTCACAATAGCGACTGAAACCCGCGACTGGTTGCTGTGGTTTCTCAAGCTTCGCGTCATCGTCTACACGGTGATCCTCGGCATTTTGGTCGGGGTGGAACGGATTGCGACCCCGCGAGTGCCTTTTGGGGCCGTGATGGGGGTCCTGCTGGTCGCTCTTTCCCTCACCCTGATTTATTCCCTGTGGGTCAATTACGCTTCCAATTACTTGTTCCAGGCCCTCTGTCATATCGTCACGGATCTGGTCATTATTACCCTGATTATCTATTAC from Terriglobia bacterium includes these protein-coding regions:
- a CDS encoding type IV pilus twitching motility protein PilT, with product MLSLSDLLKTMMEQNGSDLHITTGSPPQIRVDGVLRPLDTPPLTPADTKQLAYSVLTDAQKKRLEEDLQLDLSFGIKGLARFRTNVFHQRGAVAAVFRNIPFSIRNFDQLGLPSIIRTLCDKPRGLILVTGPTGCGKSTSLAAMIDKINADRHEHIVTIEDPIEYLHPHKNCIVNQREVNNDTHSFSDALRSALREDPDVVLIGEMRDFETVESALRIAETGHLTFATLHTNSAISSITRIVDVFPSHQQNQIRAQLSLVLEAILTQALLPRASGSGRVMAMEILIPNAAIRNLIREDKIHQIYSSMQAGQEKFGMQTFNQSLASLYFQKQITLQTALSQTSNVDELQEMINRGAGLVTQAYKRPVHPAYKASH
- a CDS encoding type II secretion system F family protein, with the translated sequence MPVYTYRARTRTGTTISGERAADNQQVLAAMLRREQVSPMAIKEKRKGFALPTFGGKVKAKDLAVFTRQFSVMIDAGLPLVQALESLSSQMENKVFKKAVETVRGDVEGGSTLANAMRNQPKVFDALFTNMIAAGEAGGILDTILQRLSTYIEKAVKLKRAVRSALIYPCSILAIAMGVVTLILVYVVPTFMTLFAGLGVALPVPTQIVISASHFLTRYGLFILFGLGIFIVAFRSYYSTQAGRYNVDAVLLKLPVFGILLRKIAVARFSRTLSTLITSGVPLLEALDVTAKTAGNAVIEKAIMDTRKAVEQGRTIVDPLRQSKIFPPMVTQMISVGEQTGAMDSMLTKIAEFYEEEVDAGVKDLLTAMEPLLIVFLGTVVGGVVISMYLPLFTLIDKLSG